The nucleotide sequence CGGCTGAGAAGCATTTCGAGGTTCACCCGCCGGGCGTTGATAACGCGGGGCGTGTCGGTGTGGATGGAGAGACCTTCCCAAACGGCATAGTTGCAGGCCGTCACCACCTTGGTCCAGCCCGCTTGGTTGCTCGCTTCCACCACACAAATCCGGCAGGCCGCATAGGGTTCGATGTGCGGGTAGTAACACAGCGTGGGAATCCTGATCCCCAACTGATTCGCCGCCTCGAGAATATAGGTTCCCGCTTCGACCTCAATCGGCTGTTCGTCAATGGTAATCCTGATTTTGGCCATGAGCTGATCTCCTATGCTACAGCTGCCGTACGTTTCTTGAGCGGTTGCCACTTCTCTTTGGCTCTCAGTTGGACGATATCTCCCCCGCCGCGCTTGACACGCTTAATGCTGTCGAACCGGCACACCTGATAGCAGGCCCCGCACTGAATGCACTTGGCCTGATCTATCACGTGCAGCTCTTTCGTCTTCCCGGTGATCGCGTCGGTCGGGCACGGTTCGAAGCAGACGTGGCAGCCGGTGCAGGTCTCGTCAATGGCGTGCGAGACCAGCTCCTTGCAGACGCCGGCCGGACAACGCTTGTCTTGAATGTGAGCGAGATATTCGTGCCGGAAGTAGCGCAGCGTGGACAGCACCGGATTGGGCGCGGTCCCGCCGAGCTGGCAAAGGCTCGTGTCAATCATCACCTGCGAGACTTCTTCGAGAGTGTCGAGATCCTTCGTCTCGCCCTTGCCATCGGCAATGCGTTTCAGCACGGCCAGGATAATCTGCAATCCTTCCCGGCAGGGCAGACACTTGCCGCAGCTTTCCTCCTGCAGGAAGTTGAAGAAGTACTTCGCCATGTCCACCATGCAGGTGTCCTGATCCATGACGATCATACCGCCCGAACCCATCATCGAACCGGCTTTGGTCAATTCGTCGAAGTCCACCGGCAAGTCCAGGAGGCTGATCGCTTCTTCCTCCTCCCGAATATCGCCGTGCGCGACCAGACTCTCATGGATCTCCGGCTCGCCGCTCTCCACGATCAGCGTACCGCCCGAGGGTCCGCCGGTCTGAACGGCTTTGAACTTCTTGCCGCGCGGACATCCGCCGCCGATATCGTAGATGATCTCGCGGAGGGTAATCCCCATCGGCACTTCCACCAGTCCGGTGTTATTGATGTTGCCGGTCAGAGCGAAGACCTTGGTGCCCTTGGAACTCGCCGTGCCGATACTGCTGAACCACTTCGCGCCCTTCTCGATGATCAGCGCGACGCTGGCCCATGACTCCACGTTATTAATCAGCGTGGGCAATCCGAACAGTCCGGCTTCGGCCGGATAAGGAGGCCGCGGCCGCGGAGTGCCGATGTTGCCTTCAATCGAAGCGATGAGCGCCGTCTCCTCGCCACATACGAACGCTCCGCCGCCCCGCGAGACCTCGATATCGAAGTCAAATCCGCTGCCGAGAATATTCCGGCCCAGCAGGCCGTATTCCCGGGCGGTGCCGATGGCGTAAGTGAGGTTTTTGACGGCCAGTGGATATTCGTTGCGTACGTAAACGAATCCCTGATGGGCGCCGACCGCATAGCCCCCGACGACGATGCCTTCAATAATCGAATGGGGATTGCCTTCCAAGAGCGAACGATCCATGAACGCGCCGGGATCGCCTTCGTCGGCATTGCAGATGATGTATTTGGTTTCCGCCTTGGCTTCACGACAGGCCGCCCATTTCTTGCCCGTGGGGAAACCGGCGCCGCCTCGTCCGCGCAGGCCCGAATCCAAAACCTCCTGAACCACTTCCTCCGGCTTCATGTTGAACAAGGCCCTGACCATGCACTGATAGCCGCGCAGGATGAAGTAGTCTTCGATGGAGTTGGGATCCATGACCATGTTCAGACCCAGCAGCAGTCGCATCTGCTTCTTGTAGAACGGAATCTCGTGCTCGTAGGGGATTACTTGCTTGGTCTGCGGGTCTTTATAGAGCAGTTTGTTGACCAGCTTCCCGCCCTTGATCGTCTGATCTACAATCAGCTTGACGTCCGATGGCGAGACTTTCTGGTAAAAGACTCCCAGCGGGTACACGGCCACCAGCGGCCCGCGTTCGCAGAAGCCGTGGCATCCCGTGGTCTTCAGTTCCACCACGTTTTCCAGGCGGCTCTCGGCCAGCGCTTCCCGAAAGGCCGCCGTTACGGCGGAACAACCGCAGGCCAAACAGCCGGTCCCCGAACACACATTGATGACGGTCCGGCTGTTGTCCCGCTGCTTCAGAAGACGCTCCCGCAAATGGTTGAGAGCTTCGGGTGAGGTAAGTCTTTCTGGGCTCACGCTGTCTCCTCCACCGTTTCCTTGACGGATACGTGCTTGCCACGCAGCTTATCCAGAACCGCGGCCATCTTCATAACGGTCATGTTCCCGTGATACTCGTCATCCACCGTAACCAACGGGCCGAGCGCGCACGCGCCCAGACAATTCACCGTCTCGTAGCTGATCTCGCCGTCGGGCGTCGTTTCCCCGGGAGCGATCCCTATGTTTCGGGTGATGTCATCCACGATCACGGTCGCCTGACGCACGTGACAGGCGGTGCCGGTGCAGACGCAGATGTGGTGTTTGCCTTTGGGGGTGAGGCTGAACGCCCGATAGAACGTGGCCACCGCGTAGACCTGAGCGATGGGCAGCACCATCTTCTCCGCCACCAGCTTGAGCGCCTCCACCGGCAGGTAACGATAGTGCTTTTGCACGTCCTGCAGAGCCATGATCAGCCCGACCGCTTTACCGCCATAGCGATTGACGATAGCACTGATCGTGTGCTCCAAATCGTAGGTTTCGTGGGCAGCAGAGCGCATGGCTATTTGACTCCTTCCTTTTCCGGCAGACGAACCTGCTCGGGTTTGGGTCGGGCTCTGGTGAGAGAAGCAATGTCGTGCTCAGGACCCAGCGACCGCGGACGGCGCGCCTTCAGACGGCGGCCCTCCTTGAAAACCGTGTCCCCCAGAATCAGCGCGCGATCCAGCGGGAACGGCTGCGCCGGACAGGCTTCATAGCACGAACCGCAACTGTTGCAGAGACTGGTGTCCACGAAGCGCGCCTTCTTGCGAACCTTGACGTTGAAGTTCCCCACGTAGCCGTGTACTTCCTCGACTTCCGCCAAGGTCAGAAGGCGGATATTAGGGTGCTTGCCCACTGATACCATCTTGGGAGTGAGAATGCAGGCGGCACAGTCGAGAGTCGGGAAGGTTTTGTCGAAGCTCGCCATGTGACCGCCGATGGACTCGGTCTTTTCCACCAGAATCACTTCAAATCCGGCGTCGGCGATCTGCAGCGCGGCCTCGATTCCGGCGATGCCGCCTCCCACGATCATCACCCGCTTGGTGACGTCAATGCGGCGCATCTCGAGCGGCTTCTGGAACTTCACGCGGGCCACGGCGCCGTTGATGAGCGCGCGGGCCTTGCCCGTGGCCGCGCCATAGTCGGCGGTGACCCAGCTCACCTGCTCGCGGATGTTCACCATGTCGAACAGGTAGCGGTTGAGTCCACCACGCTCGCAGGCCGCGCGGAACGTCAGCTCATGCATGAGCGGGCTGCAAGCCGCCACAATCACGCGATCCAGCTTCTGTTCCTTGATATCGGCGATGATCATTTCCTGGCCCGGCTCGGAGCACATGAATTTGTAGTCCCGCGAGACCACCACGTCCGGAGCGCCTTGCATCTGCTTGGCGATCTGCACCACGTCCACCATCTTGGCGATGTTGGTTCCACAGTGACAGACGTAAACCCCGACGCGGCAGGCGGGAGCTTTGCCGTTGCCTTGGGTTCGCTCGTCGCTCATGCCGCCACCTCAACAGCTTGCTTGGATTTCATCTTGGGTTGGGCCAGTTTCACCAGCAATGTATCCAGCCCGAGTTTCCGCGGATCAATCCCCAACGCCATCCCGATGAGTTGCGTAAAGTACACCACCGGCAGGTTGTGCTTCGTGCCGTAGCGTTCGTTGATCTTCGGCTGGTATGCTTCGAGGTTCATCTGGCACAGCGGGCAAACCGTGACAATACAATCGGCCTGACGAACCTCGGCCGCCCGCAGCAGGTTGTTGTTCAGGTCCAACGCGACGTCCTCGAACGTGGTCATCAGCATTCCGCCGCAGCAACGGACCTTGCACGGATATTCGACAATCTCGGCTCCCAACGCTCCCAGCAGTTCATCCATCGTCGTGGGATCGTCCATATCGTCGAACTGCTTGTCGGGGCGGACGATCTGACAGCCGTAATAGGGGGCGATTTTCAGCCCGTCGAAGCGGAAGGGAGCCGCTTCGGTGATTTTACGGATGCCGCAGTCATTGACCAGAATGTCGAGGGGGTGCCGCACTTTGATCGGCTTGTCGTAGGACAGTTTGGCCGCGTTCAGAGCTTCGTTGATCTTGATCCGCGACTTGGGATCCCATTCAAGATAGTGATTGGTCTTGTGCAGAATCGTGTAGCAGCTGCTGCAGGGAGCGCAGATATCGCAGCCCATGTTCTGAGCCAAGGCCAGATTGCGGGCGCTCACCGAGTAGCCGACCAGCTTGTTGACCGACATGTACATCGTGGCCCCGCAGCAGTTCCAGTCTTCGATCTCGCGCAGCTTGACGCCGAGCGCCGCAAAAATCTCGCGACACGACTGATCATACGGCTTGGCCGTGTATTCGAGGCTGCATCCGGGGTAGTACGCGAACTCCATCAGGCACCCTCCAATTGATTGGCGCGGTCAATGATGGCCCGCACCTCATGCACCTTTTTAATGACGCTGGGCTTGATGGACATTCGACCTCTCTTCAATAGCGAGAGACCGAAGCCCGCATTGGCAAAGAGCTTCTTAGGATCGGTTTTCAGAAAATATGTTGCGCCCAGCCCCATCTCGAAGTTGCGGCCGTATTTGTACACGTTTCCGATGAACGCTTTGGACAGCGCGTGGACGGGGAAGTCGTCGGGGTAGATTTTCTTTTCCATCGCCAGCCGTTTCAGCGCGTACAGAAGATCCGTTACCCGGATATCCTCGGGGCAACGAACGGTGCACGAGTAGCAGGACGCGCAGATCCAGATGGTACGGCTCCGTAGAATCTCATCGAGCAGTCCGGCCCGGAACATCGCCACCGTTTGCCGCGGGGTGATGTCCATGGCATACGAAACCGGGCAGGTTCCGGTGCAGGTTCCGCATTGGATGCAGTTCTTGATGCGCTCACCATTGGGAATGCCCGCTACTTCCTTCCAGAAGGCGTCGCGCAGTTCCGCTTCTTTTCGTCGGGCTTCTCGTTTTGGAATAGGTCCAAGTGTTTCCGGCATGTAGCCTCCGGGATTCGGATCCAAGCTCCTATTGGGCAATCTTTTGAAAAGGCCTGTCAGAGGGGGTGAAGCCGAGGGGGAATGGGAAGAAATTCACAAAGCGTCGTGAATTTAACCGACTTCCCGGGAAGAGCTCAGCGAGTGACACCCTCAGAACTTGCCGGTTTTCATCCAGTTAGTGGATAACCCGACAATCATATCGGCAAAGAATATAAAGAAGAATCCTCAGAAATGCAAGCCATAATGAGAAAGAACTCACAACTTAGTTTCTGTGTGGGAAAGGATTTACATTCACTTGGAGACCTAATTGTCCGGCTCGGAGGAGAGGCGGGATTTCTTCCGATTCTCGGACCTTTCTCGCCCGCGATATTTGTAGCCGTGGGGTCAAGTTCCACCGGGCGACTTCTCCGTCCGTAACTCGGAAGAAAAGCGGAAAGGAAGAATCTGAAAGTGGAAAGCAGTACTTGTTTTCCCCCACTTCGCGGGGAGGACGGAAGGGGGTATGAGGAACCGATGGCCTTTGACGATTCGTTTTTCTGAGTGAAGAAGCTGACGACCCCCTTCTAACTTCCCCCATGAAATGGGGGAAGAATCGATCTCCTTCCCCCCTTCCGTCCCCCCACAAAGTGGAGGGAAATGAAGTCCGGTCTTCATCCTTCATCCCTCCGCCTTCATCCTTCGCCCAAAACTTCATCGTCATCCCCGACGATGTGACGAAATACGTCCCGCCCCCCGCCTGACAACGAAAGGCGAACTCCCCCTCCCACTGCCCCAGATTGGGAACGAAGCACGCCGGCCCGAGGGCGAAGGATAGAATCGGGATAAGCAGCAGAGTACCAAGAGCAAGTCGCATGGGAATCCTCACTCCGTGGTGATGATCCATCTTCCTGCAATATACCCGAGCCGCAAACGAAGAGCAATAAATCGAGTTCGCATCTGCAATGATGATTGTCATAGCAACCGGAAGCATCACTTAATATATTGTTAAAGTTGAATTTCTCTTGACTTTGGGCGGGGCGGAGGCTATATTATGTACGTAGCCTACTTAGTCTGGTAAGCAGTCTGGACGATTTCCACCATCACCCTTGCAATACGTCTAAGCTGCTGAAATACCATGAGAAACAGCTTCATCATCCGAGCCATTGTGACGGCCGCCGCCCTCTGCGGATGCTTGGCAGTTCTCCACCTGATCGGAGGATGGCGGAAATCCCCCAGTCCGGTTGCTGAACTCACGGCTGCAACGCCGCCCCACCATAGCCTCATTCTGCCCTCCAAAGGTGATTCCATACCGCCCCTTAGAATCGAAAGCCTGCCATTTGTCGCTTTCGATAACACCTGCTACAGCAACACGCAAGCCGATCTTTCGAGCTGCACGGGGATGCTCTCGGGCGGCGAAGTGCGCGAATACCGAGTTGTTCTCGAACAAGTGATGGGCTTGCAGATCGAAGTGGAACCGCGCGATCCCGATCTCGATTTGAGTTTCGCGGTGTTCGGACCGGAGGGAGACTGCCGCTTCGGCTCGGACCAGCAACCGGCGGGTTGGACGGAACGGGCGAGCCTCGGACAGCTCGATCCGGGTGAATACCGGCTGATGGTGGGAGGGTACTCCGACAACTGTGGGCCGTATCTCCTGACGGTTCGGGCGGCGGACGCCCCGATTGTCGAGGTTTCCGAGGCTACCGTTCGGCGCGGACCGAACGGTACGGCCGTGCGATGGACCAGTTTCGGTGAAGTGGACCTCGCGCATTTCAGCCTGTTCCGCATTTCCCCAGACAGCCGCGCGCGGGTGGCGACCTTCCGGGGACATGGCAGTCCCGCGGAG is from bacterium and encodes:
- a CDS encoding (2Fe-2S)-binding protein; its protein translation is MAKIRITIDEQPIEVEAGTYILEAANQLGIRIPTLCYYPHIEPYAACRICVVEASNQAGWTKVVTACNYAVWEGLSIHTDTPRVINARRVNLEMLLSR
- a CDS encoding NADH-quinone oxidoreductase subunit NuoF yields the protein MRQGNGGGDSVSPERLTSPEALNHLRERLLKQRDNSRTVINVCSGTGCLACGCSAVTAAFREALAESRLENVVELKTTGCHGFCERGPLVAVYPLGVFYQKVSPSDVKLIVDQTIKGGKLVNKLLYKDPQTKQVIPYEHEIPFYKKQMRLLLGLNMVMDPNSIEDYFILRGYQCMVRALFNMKPEEVVQEVLDSGLRGRGGAGFPTGKKWAACREAKAETKYIICNADEGDPGAFMDRSLLEGNPHSIIEGIVVGGYAVGAHQGFVYVRNEYPLAVKNLTYAIGTAREYGLLGRNILGSGFDFDIEVSRGGGAFVCGEETALIASIEGNIGTPRPRPPYPAEAGLFGLPTLINNVESWASVALIIEKGAKWFSSIGTASSKGTKVFALTGNINNTGLVEVPMGITLREIIYDIGGGCPRGKKFKAVQTGGPSGGTLIVESGEPEIHESLVAHGDIREEEEAISLLDLPVDFDELTKAGSMMGSGGMIVMDQDTCMVDMAKYFFNFLQEESCGKCLPCREGLQIILAVLKRIADGKGETKDLDTLEEVSQVMIDTSLCQLGGTAPNPVLSTLRYFRHEYLAHIQDKRCPAGVCKELVSHAIDETCTGCHVCFEPCPTDAITGKTKELHVIDQAKCIQCGACYQVCRFDSIKRVKRGGGDIVQLRAKEKWQPLKKRTAAVA
- a CDS encoding NAD(P)H-dependent oxidoreductase subunit E gives rise to the protein MRSAAHETYDLEHTISAIVNRYGGKAVGLIMALQDVQKHYRYLPVEALKLVAEKMVLPIAQVYAVATFYRAFSLTPKGKHHICVCTGTACHVRQATVIVDDITRNIGIAPGETTPDGEISYETVNCLGACALGPLVTVDDEYHGNMTVMKMAAVLDKLRGKHVSVKETVEETA
- a CDS encoding FAD-dependent oxidoreductase, yielding MSDERTQGNGKAPACRVGVYVCHCGTNIAKMVDVVQIAKQMQGAPDVVVSRDYKFMCSEPGQEMIIADIKEQKLDRVIVAACSPLMHELTFRAACERGGLNRYLFDMVNIREQVSWVTADYGAATGKARALINGAVARVKFQKPLEMRRIDVTKRVMIVGGGIAGIEAALQIADAGFEVILVEKTESIGGHMASFDKTFPTLDCAACILTPKMVSVGKHPNIRLLTLAEVEEVHGYVGNFNVKVRKKARFVDTSLCNSCGSCYEACPAQPFPLDRALILGDTVFKEGRRLKARRPRSLGPEHDIASLTRARPKPEQVRLPEKEGVK
- a CDS encoding CoB--CoM heterodisulfide reductase iron-sulfur subunit B family protein, with protein sequence MMEFAYYPGCSLEYTAKPYDQSCREIFAALGVKLREIEDWNCCGATMYMSVNKLVGYSVSARNLALAQNMGCDICAPCSSCYTILHKTNHYLEWDPKSRIKINEALNAAKLSYDKPIKVRHPLDILVNDCGIRKITEAAPFRFDGLKIAPYYGCQIVRPDKQFDDMDDPTTMDELLGALGAEIVEYPCKVRCCGGMLMTTFEDVALDLNNNLLRAAEVRQADCIVTVCPLCQMNLEAYQPKINERYGTKHNLPVVYFTQLIGMALGIDPRKLGLDTLLVKLAQPKMKSKQAVEVAA
- a CDS encoding 4Fe-4S dicluster domain-containing protein — encoded protein: MPETLGPIPKREARRKEAELRDAFWKEVAGIPNGERIKNCIQCGTCTGTCPVSYAMDITPRQTVAMFRAGLLDEILRSRTIWICASCYSCTVRCPEDIRVTDLLYALKRLAMEKKIYPDDFPVHALSKAFIGNVYKYGRNFEMGLGATYFLKTDPKKLFANAGFGLSLLKRGRMSIKPSVIKKVHEVRAIIDRANQLEGA